TCCGTGCATTGCTTCTGACTCGGGGTTTATCATGTCGGCAAAAGAGCGCGGCTACAAAATCCAGGATGTGATAAAAGAGATGATCGATGTCGCAGTGCAAAAAAGATAGGGGTTGTTCGTAAGAAAGTCGAATAGGATTTAGAATTTAAAAGTAATAGTGTCCAAAGGCCGTTATCCATGAATAGTCCTTCAAACAGGCATATGAATAAGCTTCACCCGGTCACGTTCAGGAATGAGGCGCATTCGGAAGACAGGAAATCCCTGCATCAGATCCTCCTTTCCACAGGCATCTTTCATCCCTACGAGCTGGATGTGGCCATGGAACTGCTGGACGACCGCTTGAAAAAGGGCGCAAAGAGCGAATACCTTTTTCTCTTCGCAGATGCTGCCGGCACACCGGCCGGCTATGCCTGTTACGGCCCCATCACGGTCACGGACAGAAGGTTCGACCTCTACTGGATCGCCGTCAGAAAAGAGATGCAGGGACTCGGGATCGGCGGATTACTGCTCGACCGAGTGGAAAAACATATTGCCGAACTTGGCGGAACTCATGTGGTTGTGGAAACATCATCCAGGGATGTCTACAAGGCCACAAGGGAATTTTACAAAAAGCACGACTACATTGAAGCGGCGCGCATATCCCGATATTATTCAGACGACGACGATAAAGTCGTCTTCATGAAAGCCCTCCTGTAAATAAATCTTTTCCCCCACCCCGAATAAATTGCAGTTGACTTGATACCATGGAAAGAGGTATTAAAAGACATAGACGCAATATGGATGCTATATTAAGGAATCATTCCAACAACCCTGGAGAATAAATCATGGCTGTCACCGCAAAAATCGAAGGCAACAAACTCATTATCACAGCAGATCTCGAAACACCCACGCCCAGTGCATCAGGAAAAACACTCGTCGTGGCCAGCACCAGAGGCAACAAGGCAACTGACGTCATGATAGACGGCAGACCCGTTATCATTGGTCTCAATGCCTATATCAAGAAATAGATGCCGGTTCTCCATGCCCGGAAGAGCCCATTCAGGTGGGAATCCTCAAGCCGCTGAGGGAACATGAAGAACGTTCCGCTGCGAAAATAATACTTGATTTGTCATTTATTTTGGCCTAGGACGGTCGAGGGACGGTCGAGGGTCAGACTTTGATAATTTGATATTGACACCTTCCTATATGAACAAATAGGGACATCGCCCCTTAAAGGGGAAAAATACCACAAGGTTTATTTATCCTCTTGTCCCAAAATTTCCATGATCTGTTTACGAAGTGGTGGAATCAGATCAAAGAGCAGATGATATCCTTGCCTGTCCTCTCCTAAAGTAACGTTAAGAGATCTCTTCTTGTCATTTCAACATCCCTTAAAATCTTTGATAAAAGTCCCGGACCGATCGTCTCTCCGGAATGTACAGGAACCACTGTAGCCCGGCCATCCGCATGTTTCAGAAATACATGACTACCCTTCTGCCTTTCCAGAGCAAATCCCGCCTTCTTCAGCAGAGAAATAATCTCTTTGCCCGTCAAGGAAGATATTCGGGTCATACTGCAACTTTCTGCACACCAACAAGATGAGTTCTGGGAGGCTCCTCGCCCTGAACTTCCAGACAAAGCTGAATCGCCTCTTTAATTCTTTTTATCAGTGTGTCGAGAGACTTGGCTTGGGTATGACAGCCCTTCAGCTCCGGGACTT
The Nitrospirae bacterium CG2_30_53_67 genome window above contains:
- a CDS encoding HicB family protein, whose translation is MAKEFTVIIEQDEEGYFIAEVPELKGCHTQAKSLDTLIKRIKEAIQLCLEVQGEEPPRTHLVGVQKVAV